From a region of the Daphnia pulicaria isolate SC F1-1A chromosome 1, SC_F0-13Bv2, whole genome shotgun sequence genome:
- the LOC124336932 gene encoding homologous-pairing protein 2 homolog produces the protein MAKESKDKTSTAVLQYFIMQNRPFAVNDLLQSAQLKDFGKAAVQKTLDQFVVAGKVMEKTYGKQKVYAINQDLVSSPDDLNITEIDAKISELTRQNAEDETFIKKAESELKILNSTLSIAEATSQLKMLCEENETMESKIKDLSQNKVKLSAADFKKACVIKEKTASELRKRKRICGDMLDQILESYPKGKKALLEEVGVETD, from the exons atggcTAAAGAAAGCAAGGATAAAACAAGTACAGCTGTATTACAGTACTTCATCATGCAAAACAGGCCATTTGCTGTCAACGATCTTTTACAAAGTGCACAGCTTAAAGATTTCGGGAAGGCTGCTGTTCAGAAAACATTGGATCAATTTGTTGTG GCTGGCAAAGTAATGGAAAAGACTTATGGAAAACAGAAAGTTTATGCCATCAACCAAGATCTGGTTTCCTCACCTGATGACTTGAATATCACCGAAATAGATGCTAAAATATCTGAACTCACAAGGCAGAATGCTGAAGATGAGACTTTCATTAAAAAAGCTGAAAGTGAGCTGAAAATTCTGAACTCTACATTGTCGATAGCAGAAGCTACTTCTCAACTGAAAATg CTgtgtgaagaaaatgaaacaatggAATCAAAGATAAAGGATTTGTCCCAAAATAAAGTGAAACTTTCTGCTGCTGACTTCAAGAAGGCGTGTGTAATAAAGGAAAAGACTGCATCTGAGTTACGAAAACGAAAGAGGATATGTGGAGATATGCTTGACCAGATTTTGGAAAGCTACCccaaggggaaaaaagctTTGCTTGAAGAAGTTGGAGTAGAAACTGATTAA
- the LOC124334637 gene encoding carboxypeptidase E-like, translating to MAASKMCLALVTLVFCIVLISPAVVQAAFQFKHHNNEELATILEDVHSRCPNITKVYALSENSVAGNPLLLIEFSGEPGYHELLEPEFKYIANMHGNEVLGRELLLKMADYLCEQYMAGNESIRSLIHLTRIHLMPSMNPDGWEMATAAGGDNYLIGRANNNSVDLNRDFPDLDRLLYSEEEERTVRNNHLMDQIRHLDHPPQPETLAVMRMIMEQPFVASANLHGGDLVANYPYDESRDKDGSIESLSPDDDTFRHLALSYSKLHPRMSDPNQPSCDDTSSGFGKQGGITNGAAWYSVEGGMQDFNYLSSNDFEITLELGCEKYPKTERLAQEWEDNKDALINLIWQSHIGVKGEVKDAVTGRPLVNAVITTRNVTRINETHARKDLIKHDITSAQGGDYWRLLTQGEYEITASVRNYLPLIKRVLVTNPHHEPAFIVNFELQSATNQGQRTWEWDDDVPLDYVVEDLGEEFDKNVDEIPFNRENNWPQNIEEFDLGFKENIGDYNHLKYKWFPSPNRR from the exons ATGGCTGCATCGAAGATGTGCTTAGCTTTGGTGACGCTTGTTTTTTGTATCGTCTTGATTTCCCCGGCAGTCGTTCAAGCAGCTTTCCAATTCAAGCACCACAACAACGAAGAATTGGCAACCATTTTGGAAGACGTTCACTCCAGGTGCCCAAATATCACCAAAGTGTACGCCCTCAGTGAAAATTCGGTTGCTGGAAACCCACTCCTGTTGATTGAATTCTCGGGCGAGCCAGGATACCATGAACTCT TGGAGCcagaatttaaatatattGCCAATATGCACGGAAATGAAGTTTTGGGACGGGAACTTCTCCTAAAGATGGCCGACTACCTGTGCGAACAGTATATGGCCGGCAATGAGTCCATTAGATCTCTGATCCACTTGACTCGTATTCACTTGATGCCCAGCATGAATCCAGATGGCTGGGAAATGGCCACTGCTgct GGAGGAGATAACTACTTGATTGGTCGGGCAAATAACAATAGTGTCGATCTCAACCGGGACTTCCCCGACCTTGACCGCCTTCTTTactctgaagaagaagaacgtacTGTTCGTAATAATCACCTGATGGACCAGATTCGTCATTTGGATCATCCT cctcAACCAGAAACTCTAGCCGTGATGCGAATGATTATGGAACAGCCTTTTGTGGCTTCGGCCAATTTACATGGTGGCGATTTGGTAGCTAATTACCCATACGACGAATCGCGTGACAAGGATGGTTCCATCGAATCGCTTTCGCCCGACGATGACACCTTtag GCATCTAGCTTTGAGCTATTCAAAACTGCATCCACGAATGTCAGACCCAAATCAACCGTCATGCGACGACACATCATCCGGTTTTGGAAAACAAGGGGGCATTACCAATGGAGCTGCGTGGTATTCGGTCGAAGGAG GCATGCAAGATTTCAACTACCTTTCATCTAATGACTTCGAAATCACTTTGGAATTGGGCTGtgaaaaatatccgaaaactGAACGCTTGGCTCAAGAATGGGAGGATAACAAGGACGCTTTGATTAACCTCATTTGGCAAAGTCACATTGGAGTCAAAGGTGAAGTAAAGGATGCTGTTACCGGTAGACCGTTAGTCAATGCCGTCATCACTACACGAAACGTGACACGAATTAACGAAACCCACGCACGGAAGGACCTCATTAAGCATGACATTACATCTG CTCAAGGTGGAGATTACTGGAGATTGCTGACACAAGGGGAATACGAAATTACTGCCTCAGTTCGCAACTACCTGCCGCTCATCAAACGAGTTTTAGTAACGAATCCTCATCATGAGCCGGCCTTTATAGTTAATTTCGAATTGCAGTCGGCAACCAATCAAGGCCAACGCACCTGG GAATGGGATGATGACGTTCCACTTGACTACGTCGTTGAAGATTTGGGCGAAGAGTTCGACAAAAATGTGGACGAGATACCTTTCAACCGGGAGAATAATTGGCCCCAAAACATAGAGGAATTTGACCTGGGCTTCAAGGAAAATATTGGTGACTATAACCACCTCAAGTACAAATGGTTTCCCTCGCCCAATCGCCGTTAA
- the LOC124332332 gene encoding uncharacterized protein LOC124332332, with the protein MEDILRGETFKTITKEMKGLKSSSINNIHDFLQDAQTFLEQTLSSEKLSRLALEHRSRLATKLSSLMKEYENHQMEMYIDMSPALKSFFHSSDASSSENGSEREQVPGSEEFYDVPNRDSVPDFDQPLTEDQCDAPPTTNSLPPAPETKKKGFMHRLLKSRSKASDLASTFSMAALKAQQTRSTSDEDSKSRRESEDSDILYDDALTVKPPKEEELFYDDASAIPKDSENVSNNMYTNEKVVKVPEEENLVYDDASRVNDTSEEYEYVANQSISSVRELQNNNDSDGMSMKSGVSEYGANASIHRWHITASEAKAQSLRYGCMKRRNGRKLLSAWRHCYSVLLPTHLLMYANDGDNRPRIVIALTEPNIRVKRVVKQGVDTKRLKTHPFVLLHEDRALYEMSTKSREETEEWIMALQAILTQVNDPLESPTEKIDEDCYTDYDQPLECTKKTELQSRMESIQGRNLPSLPATELENNLLQQLNKTGKANGKMNTLFRFRGRSSSSEEEQQSKRQSVESIASEVDEVYQELPSPVASTTPYSSVENLKESAEDIYNSVEDVRNSTHDLPSNKNSAVSSVRGGNIQHSRSLSDGLVTWPNAPPEDLPVYDIPSPTIRPLSTIGVLSDEAGSNGTTGLKNQRQETKRGFIFTQKSRNQSSSGSVNAVSEYRPEVYDVPVNNPRRISIAENENEALLAYDRVTTPPRTVIPHPEVKSPASPLAPTPGTKKVARYWQEKVCQVDGPSNNFKKDTSPPTKCFPKPSSVEKGMPLAEIKSVGRCFSRISPQRAPLASLTELLASSKNGGDIQMIKPSTFKAKVANVNGSLAGIKETGGKQGKMSYSTFNPGVKASNIDNSNSNKREPPPRPPAPIRSPLTIKTGESINLADELNRKLMRRVMKNEEVASGQLPTESKNMKDSTVTIISKPKKELYKARWAYVATNNLELSINSGEIVQVLTKSGASWLVQARNRKGLVPKEYLVPMAANALSLTKVGEAPITV; encoded by the exons ATGCGCAAACGTTTTTGGAACAAACCTTGTCGTCGGAGAAACTATCGCGTTTGGCTTTGGAGCACCGGTCAAGACTTGCTACGAAACTTTCGTCTCTGATGAAAGAATACGAAAATCATCAAATGGAAATGTATATTGACATGTCACCTGCtcttaaatcttttttccaTTCGTCCGACGCTTCATCTTCCGAAAATGGGTCCGAAAGAgaacaag taCCTGGTTCCGAAGAGTTTTACGATGTTCCCAACAGAGATTCGGTCCCTGACTTTGACCAGCCCCTGACCGAAGACCAGTGCGACGCCCCTCCAACTACAAATTCTTTACCACCGGCTCcggagacgaagaaaaaaggatttatGCATCGCTTATTAAAATCTCGGAGTAAAGCATCAGATTTGGCCTCCACATTCTCTATGGCGGCTCTCAAGGCACAGCAAACTCGGTCGACTTCTGACGAGGACAGCAAAAGCCGAAGGGAAAGTGAAGATTCAGACATACTGTACGACGACGCATTGACCGTGAAGCCGCCAAAGGAGGAAGAACTCTTCTATGACGATGCTTCCGCCATTCCTAAAGATTCTGAAAATGTCAGTAATAACATGTATACTAATGAAAAGGTCGTCAAAGTACCAGAGGAAGAAAATCTGGTCTACGACGACGCTTCTAGAGTCAACGACACCAGCGAGGAATATGAATACGTCGCTAATCAAAGTATCTCTTCCGTGCGAGAATTACAAAACAATAACGACAGCGACGGCATGTCCATGAAAAGTGGAGTTAGCGAATACGGTGCTAATGCATCCATTCACCGGTGGCATATAACTGCGTCTGAGGCCAAAGCACAG TCCTTGCGATATGGCTGCATGAAACGACGAAACGGCCGAAAGCTGCTGTCTGCCTGGCGACACTGTTACTCGGTGCTTCTTCCGACGCATCTGTTAATGTACGCCAACGACGGGGACAACCGACCACGGATTGTCATTGCACTGACAGAACCAAACATTAGAGTCAAACGAGTTGTGAAACAGGGTGTTGACACAAAAAGACTCAAGACGCACCCTTTCGTCCTACTCCACGAAGACCGTGCCCTTTACGAG ATGTCCACCAAGAGCCGAGAAGAAACTGAGGAATGGATTATGGCTCTCCAGGCTATACTCACCCAAGTCAACGATCCTCTGGAATCACCAACAGAGAAGATTGATGAAGATTGTTACACCGATTACGATCAGCCATTAGAATGCACTAAGAAAACGGAACTTCAGAGCCGCATGGAGAGCATTCAAGGACGCAATCTTCCATCATTACCAGCAACTGAGCTAGAGAACAATCTTCTTCAACAGTTGAATAAAACTGGCAAAGCTAATGGTAAAATGAACACACTCTTCCGATTCAGAGGTCGAAGTAGCAGCAGCGAAGAAGAGCAGCAAAGCAAACGACAGAGTGTTGAAAGCATTGCGTCAGAAGTGGATGAAGTCTACCAAGAATTACCAAGTCCGGTGGCATCGACGACGCCTTACTCCAGTGTAGAGAACCTGAAGGAGTCAGCAGAAGATATTTATAACAGCGTCGAAGATGTTAGAAATTCCACTCACGATCTCCCCTCAAATAAGAACTCGGCTGTCAGTTCAGTGCGAGGAGGAAATATCCAACACTCTCGTAGCCTCTCTGACGGATTAGTTACTTGGCCAAATGCACCTCCAGAAGATCTTCCAGTATACGATATACCTTCTCCTACAATCCGTCCGTTGAGTACTATAGGCGTTTTATCAGATGAAGCTGGATCAAATGGTACCACAGGATTAAAAAATCAGcgacaagaaacaaaaagaggctTCATTTTCACCCAAAAATCTCGCAATCAATCCAGCTCTGGGTCCGTCAATGCTGTCTCTGAATACCGCCCGGAGGTGTATGACGTGCCAGTTAATAATCCTCGGCGAATATCCAtagcagaaaatgaaaatgaagcgTTATTGGCGTATGATCGTGTGACGACTCCTCCCCGAACTGTTATTCCACATCCGGAAGTTAAATCGCCAGCATCGCCACTCGCACCAACTCCTGGAACTAAAAAGGTTGCTCGTTATTGGCAGGAAAAAGTCTGTCAAGTGGATGGTCcatcaaacaattttaaaaaagataccTCGCCTCCGACCAAGTGCTTTCCGAAGCCTTCATCTGTAGAAAAGGGCATGCCATTAGCTGAGATCAAATCTGTGGGGCGGTGTTTCTCGCGAATATCACCACAACGAGCACCGTTGGCGTCTTTGACGGAATTATTGGCTTCTTCAAAAAATGGAGGCGACATTCAAATGATAAAGCCATCTACTTTCAAAGCTAAAGTTGCCAATGTAAATGGATCATTGGCCGGAATCAAAGAAACAGGGGGTAAACAGGGGAAAATGTCCTATTCTACTTTTAATCCCGGAGTAAAAGCTAGCAATATTGACAACTCTAACAGTAACAAAAGAGAGCCACCTCCAAGACCCCCTGCGCCCATTCGTTCGCCTTTGACCATTAAGACGGGCGAATCCATAAATTTAGCAGATGAGCTGAATCGAAAGCTTATGCGGCGTGTGATGAAAAACGAGGAAGTAGCCTCTGGACAACTTCCAACTGAATCAAAAAATATGAAGGATTCAACCGTTACGATTATCAGTAAACCTAAGAAAGAACTATACAAAGCCAGATGGGCGTATGTCGCTACAAACAATTTGGAGTTGTCGATTAACAGTGGAGAAATTGTTCAGGTGCTCACCAAAAGCGGAGCCAGCTGGCTAGTCCAAGCAAGAAACAGGAAAGGTCTTGTTCCTAAAGAATATCTTGTTCCCATGGCCGCAAATGCTTTATCCTTGACCAAAGTGGGTGAGGCTCCCATTACAGTCTGA